In Fusobacterium massiliense, a single window of DNA contains:
- the polA gene encoding DNA polymerase I, producing MKKAVLLDVSAIMYRAYFANMNFRTKNEPTGAVYGFINTLLTIINEFQPDYMAAAFDVKRSSLKRTEIFKEYKSNRQSAPEDLILQIPRIEEVLDAYNIKRYKIDGYEADDVLGSLAKKLAKENIEVVIVTGDKDLAQLVEKNISIALLGKGEKGEKFGILKNSEDVINYLGVIPEKIPDLFGLIGDKSDGIPGVTKIGEKKALAIFSKYDSLEKIYDNLDELKSIAGIGASLINNITNEKDIAFLSRELATIFTNLDLNFGIDDLKYSLNKDKLYRLCKILEFKMFIKKLDLEISDNEQTLFPKENILENKFDETKKEITYINNNEVNLKLDNRELLIIDNIEKLNNIKEYFEKYTKIASIYYESNGVAISTEEKDFYFPLFHSGLLSSNLDKLVFSDFIKTLTLKFISYNFKSLINLGIEFKNMYLDMMIAYHLISSQTKIDPILPISEYSNLEVKDYKTLFAKALPESLTNDEFAPYITDISKGILFIYNEINTLLHENDLYDVLMETEMPLIPVLALMERNGIKIDSNYFKNYSLELEKEINEVETKIYELAGEIFNINSPKQLGEILFIKLNLPSGKKTKTGYSTDVMVLEDLESWGYEIASLLLNYRRLNKLKTTYVDTLPLLKDENSRVHTTLNQTGTVTGRLSSSEPNLQNIPVKTEEGIKIREGFIAEKGKVLMSIDYSQVELRVLTSLCEDPNLIKAYKEDKDLHDLTARGIFNLSDDEDVSREQRIIAKIINFSIIYGKTPFGLAKELKIPVKDASEYIDRYFKQYPKVTVFEREIIEETEEKGYVTTLFGRKRFIAGINSNNKNIKSQSERMAVNTVIQGTAAEIIKKVMIEVAKNIKDKNDISLLLQVHDELIFEIDENSIEKYSTFLSDIMTNTIKLKNVDLKININVGSNWAKAK from the coding sequence ATGAAAAAAGCTGTACTTTTAGATGTAAGTGCAATAATGTACAGAGCATATTTTGCAAATATGAATTTTAGAACTAAAAATGAACCCACTGGGGCAGTCTACGGATTTATCAATACATTACTCACTATAATAAATGAATTTCAACCTGATTATATGGCTGCTGCCTTTGATGTTAAGAGATCTTCTTTAAAAAGAACTGAAATTTTTAAAGAATATAAATCTAATAGACAGTCAGCTCCTGAAGATTTGATTCTTCAAATTCCCAGAATCGAGGAAGTGTTAGATGCATATAATATTAAAAGATATAAAATTGATGGCTATGAAGCTGATGATGTGTTAGGGAGTTTAGCTAAAAAACTCGCTAAGGAAAATATAGAAGTTGTTATAGTTACTGGAGATAAAGATTTAGCTCAATTAGTGGAAAAAAATATTTCTATCGCCTTATTAGGAAAAGGTGAAAAAGGTGAAAAGTTTGGAATTTTGAAGAATTCTGAGGACGTTATAAATTATTTAGGTGTTATACCTGAAAAAATACCTGACCTTTTTGGACTTATAGGAGATAAAAGTGATGGAATTCCAGGTGTTACTAAAATTGGAGAAAAAAAAGCTCTTGCTATTTTTTCTAAATATGATAGCTTAGAAAAAATATATGATAATTTAGATGAATTAAAAAGTATTGCTGGAATAGGTGCTTCTCTTATAAATAATATTACTAATGAAAAAGACATAGCATTTTTAAGTAGAGAACTAGCTACCATATTTACAAATCTTGACTTAAATTTCGGTATAGATGATTTAAAATACTCTTTAAATAAAGATAAGTTATATAGACTTTGTAAAATTTTAGAGTTTAAAATGTTTATAAAAAAATTAGATTTAGAGATTTCAGACAACGAACAAACTTTATTCCCAAAAGAAAATATTTTAGAAAATAAGTTTGATGAAACTAAAAAAGAAATAACTTATATCAATAATAATGAAGTAAATTTAAAATTAGATAATAGAGAACTTCTAATAATTGACAATATAGAAAAATTAAATAACATAAAAGAATATTTTGAGAAATACACAAAAATAGCTTCTATTTATTATGAAAGCAATGGCGTTGCCATTTCTACAGAAGAGAAAGATTTTTATTTTCCTCTTTTCCATAGTGGTTTATTAAGTAGCAATCTAGATAAATTAGTTTTTTCTGATTTTATTAAAACTTTAACTTTAAAATTCATATCTTATAATTTTAAGTCTTTAATAAACTTAGGAATAGAATTTAAAAATATGTACCTTGATATGATGATTGCATATCATCTTATAAGTTCTCAAACAAAAATTGATCCTATTCTTCCTATTTCAGAATATTCAAATTTAGAGGTTAAAGATTATAAGACATTATTTGCTAAAGCTCTACCAGAATCTTTAACAAATGACGAATTTGCTCCTTATATTACTGATATAAGCAAAGGTATTTTGTTTATATACAACGAAATAAATACCTTATTGCATGAAAATGACTTGTATGATGTTTTAATGGAAACAGAAATGCCTCTTATACCAGTTTTAGCACTTATGGAGAGAAATGGAATAAAAATTGATTCTAATTACTTTAAAAACTATTCTTTAGAATTAGAAAAAGAAATAAATGAAGTTGAAACTAAAATTTATGAATTGGCTGGAGAGATATTTAATATAAATTCTCCAAAACAATTAGGAGAAATTTTATTTATTAAATTAAACTTACCTAGTGGAAAGAAGACTAAAACAGGATATTCAACAGATGTTATGGTCTTGGAAGATTTAGAAAGTTGGGGATACGAAATAGCTTCTTTACTTTTAAATTATAGAAGACTCAATAAACTTAAAACAACATACGTTGATACTCTTCCTTTATTAAAGGACGAAAATTCAAGAGTGCATACCACTTTAAATCAAACAGGGACTGTTACTGGTAGACTTTCTTCATCTGAACCAAATTTACAAAATATACCGGTAAAGACTGAAGAAGGAATTAAAATTAGAGAAGGATTTATAGCTGAAAAAGGAAAAGTTCTAATGAGTATAGACTATTCCCAAGTCGAACTAAGAGTATTAACTTCTTTGTGTGAAGATCCAAATCTTATAAAAGCTTATAAAGAAGACAAGGATTTGCATGACCTTACTGCTAGAGGAATTTTTAATCTTTCAGATGATGAAGATGTTTCAAGAGAGCAAAGAATAATAGCTAAAATTATAAATTTTAGTATCATATATGGAAAAACTCCTTTCGGACTCGCTAAAGAATTAAAAATTCCGGTAAAAGATGCATCTGAATATATAGATAGATATTTTAAACAATATCCTAAAGTTACAGTATTTGAAAGAGAAATCATTGAAGAGACAGAAGAAAAAGGTTATGTGACAACACTTTTTGGTAGAAAAAGATTTATTGCCGGGATCAACTCAAATAATAAAAACATAAAATCTCAGTCAGAAAGAATGGCTGTTAATACAGTTATTCAAGGTACAGCTGCTGAAATTATTAAAAAGGTAATGATTGAAGTTGCAAAAAATATAAAAGATAAAAACGATATATCTTTACTTTTGCAAGTTCATGATGAACTTATATTTGAGATTGATGAAAATAGTATTGAAAAATATTCGACGTTTTTATCTGATATAATGACTAATACAATAAAATTAAAAAATGTTGATTTAAAAATTAACATAAATGTAGGCTCAAATTGGGCTAAAGCAAAATAA
- the hpt gene encoding hypoxanthine phosphoribosyltransferase yields MKYRIESLIDRQKVESRIKELAKEIEKDYAGEEVVCVGLLKGSVIFLSDLVKEIETPVIIDFMNVSSYGSETVSSGDVKILKDTDLDLRGKNVLIVEDIIDTGLTLEYVIDYFKKVKGVKTIKTCTLLSKPDRRRVQVDVDYIGFEVPDKFIIGYGLDYDQKYRNLPYIAVVIPE; encoded by the coding sequence GTGAAATATAGAATAGAAAGTTTGATCGATAGACAAAAAGTTGAAAGCAGAATAAAAGAATTAGCAAAAGAAATTGAAAAAGATTATGCAGGTGAAGAAGTAGTTTGTGTTGGTCTTTTAAAAGGCTCAGTAATTTTTTTAAGTGACTTAGTAAAAGAAATAGAAACTCCTGTTATTATTGATTTTATGAATGTATCTAGTTATGGAAGTGAAACTGTAAGTAGCGGAGACGTTAAAATACTAAAAGACACTGATTTAGATTTAAGAGGAAAAAATGTATTAATTGTTGAAGATATTATCGATACTGGATTAACTTTAGAATATGTTATAGATTATTTTAAGAAAGTTAAAGGAGTTAAGACTATAAAAACTTGTACATTATTAAGTAAACCTGACAGAAGAAGAGTTCAAGTAGATGTTGATTATATAGGGTTTGAAGTTCCAGATAAGTTTATAATAGGGTATGGACTAGACTATGATCAAAAGTATAGAAATTTACCATATATAGCTGTAGTTATTCCTGAATAG
- the trmD gene encoding tRNA (guanosine(37)-N1)-methyltransferase TrmD, with protein sequence MKINILTLFPKMFEGFISESIIARAIKSEVVEFNIVDIRNYCYDKHKQADDIPFGGGNGMVMKPEPIFRALEDVKGKVIYTSPQGQKLNQQLVKEISEEKEITIIAGHYEGIDERIVEHKVDMEISIGDFVLTGGELPAMIIADAIIRLLPNVIKKESYENDSFFNGLLDYPHYTRPADFNGIKVPDVLISGNHKKIEEWRIRESLKRTYIRRKDLLEKKDLSNSERKILNEIIKELEGQNNEK encoded by the coding sequence ATGAAAATAAATATCTTGACATTATTTCCTAAAATGTTCGAAGGATTTATAAGTGAAAGTATAATTGCTAGAGCTATAAAATCTGAAGTAGTTGAATTTAATATAGTGGATATAAGAAACTATTGTTATGATAAGCATAAACAAGCTGATGATATACCTTTTGGTGGTGGAAACGGAATGGTAATGAAACCAGAACCTATTTTCAGAGCTTTGGAAGATGTTAAAGGAAAAGTTATTTATACTTCTCCTCAAGGTCAAAAATTAAATCAACAACTTGTTAAAGAAATTTCAGAAGAAAAAGAAATAACCATTATTGCTGGTCATTATGAAGGAATAGACGAGAGAATTGTAGAGCACAAAGTTGATATGGAAATTTCGATAGGAGATTTTGTTTTAACTGGAGGAGAACTACCAGCAATGATAATAGCAGATGCTATAATTAGATTATTACCTAATGTTATAAAAAAAGAGTCCTATGAAAATGATTCGTTTTTTAATGGTTTGTTAGATTATCCACATTATACTCGTCCAGCAGATTTTAATGGAATAAAAGTACCTGATGTTTTAATATCTGGAAATCATAAAAAAATAGAAGAGTGGAGAATAAGAGAAAGTTTAAAAAGAACTTATATAAGAAGAAAAGATTTGTTAGAAAAAAAAGATTTAAGTAATTCTGAGAGAAAAATTCTAAATGAAATAATCAAAGAATTGGAAGGACAAAATAATGAGAAATAA
- a CDS encoding KH domain-containing protein, whose amino-acid sequence MENLENLINYIVKELVETKEKVNITYEILDSTVTFKVMVEKGEMGKIIGKNGLTANAIRGVMQAAGVKDKLNVNVEFLD is encoded by the coding sequence GTGGAAAATTTAGAAAATTTAATTAATTATATTGTAAAAGAATTAGTTGAAACAAAAGAAAAAGTAAATATAACTTATGAAATTTTAGATTCAACTGTAACTTTTAAAGTAATGGTTGAAAAAGGTGAAATGGGAAAAATCATAGGGAAAAATGGATTGACAGCTAATGCTATAAGAGGAGTTATGCAAGCTGCAGGAGTTAAAGATAAATTAAATGTTAATGTTGAATTTTTAGATTAG
- a CDS encoding RNA methyltransferase produces MRNKVYLSLVHYPVYNRNKDVVCTSVTNFDIHDISRSCGTYEIKGYRLVVPVDAQKKLTERIIGYWQDGTGGQYNKDREKAFRSTDVMESIEAVIAEIERVEGEKPLVITTSARIFNNSISYENLSKKIYEDDKPYLLLFGTGWGLTDEVMEMSDYILEPIRGNSKYNHLSVRAAVAIILDRLFGEK; encoded by the coding sequence ATGAGAAATAAAGTTTATTTGAGTTTAGTTCATTATCCAGTATACAATAGAAATAAAGATGTAGTATGTACATCAGTAACTAATTTTGATATACATGATATTTCAAGATCTTGTGGGACATATGAAATAAAAGGATATAGATTAGTTGTGCCAGTAGATGCACAAAAAAAATTAACAGAAAGAATAATAGGTTATTGGCAAGATGGGACAGGAGGTCAATACAATAAGGATAGAGAAAAAGCTTTTAGAAGTACAGATGTAATGGAAAGTATAGAAGCTGTAATTGCTGAAATTGAAAGAGTAGAAGGGGAAAAACCTTTAGTTATAACAACATCTGCTAGAATTTTTAATAACAGCATTAGTTATGAAAATTTATCAAAGAAAATTTATGAAGATGACAAACCATACTTATTGTTATTTGGTACAGGTTGGGGATTGACAGATGAAGTTATGGAGATGTCTGATTATATACTTGAACCGATTAGAGGAAATTCAAAATACAATCATTTGTCAGTTAGAGCAGCTGTTGCAATAATTTTAGATAGGTTATTTGGTGAAAAATAA
- the rsmA gene encoding 16S rRNA (adenine(1518)-N(6)/adenine(1519)-N(6))-dimethyltransferase RsmA, giving the protein MEYKHKKKYGQNFLNDRNEVLNKIIEVSNINSESKILEIGPGQGALTKLLLEKAKKVTCIEIDRDLENFLRKEFSNKENFELVMGDVLEVDFEKYIEESTKVVANIPYYITSPIINKIAKYRELIDEAYIMVQKEVGERICATKGKERSVLTLAIEYLGEAEYLFTISKEHFTPVPNVDSAFISIKFYKDKRYEKLINEDLFFKYIKAAFSNKRKNIVNNFATMGYSKDIVKEYLNKVNISENERAENVSIEDFIQIINVFEGR; this is encoded by the coding sequence ATGGAATATAAACATAAGAAAAAGTATGGTCAAAATTTTTTGAATGATAGAAATGAAGTTTTAAATAAAATAATTGAAGTTTCTAACATAAATTCTGAGAGTAAAATTTTAGAAATAGGACCAGGTCAAGGTGCTTTAACAAAGTTGTTATTAGAAAAAGCCAAAAAGGTTACTTGTATAGAAATAGATAGAGATTTAGAAAATTTCTTAAGAAAAGAGTTTTCAAATAAAGAAAATTTTGAATTAGTTATGGGAGATGTTTTGGAGGTTGATTTTGAAAAATATATTGAAGAATCAACAAAGGTGGTTGCAAATATACCTTACTATATAACTTCTCCTATTATTAATAAGATTGCTAAATATAGAGAACTAATTGATGAAGCCTATATAATGGTTCAGAAAGAAGTAGGAGAAAGAATTTGTGCAACAAAAGGGAAAGAAAGAAGTGTATTAACTTTAGCTATTGAATATTTAGGAGAAGCAGAGTATCTATTCACTATTTCTAAAGAACACTTTACACCTGTTCCAAATGTAGATTCGGCTTTTATTTCAATAAAGTTTTATAAAGATAAAAGATATGAAAAATTAATTAATGAAGATTTATTTTTTAAATATATAAAAGCTGCATTTTCAAATAAAAGAAAAAATATAGTTAATAATTTTGCAACAATGGGGTATTCTAAAGATATTGTGAAAGAATATCTAAATAAAGTAAATATTTCTGAAAATGAAAGAGCAGAAAATGTGTCGATAGAAGATTTTATACAAATAATTAATGTTTTTGAAGGTAGATGA
- the rimM gene encoding ribosome maturation factor RimM (Essential for efficient processing of 16S rRNA) translates to MELLVAGKVLGSHHLKGEVKVVSDLINVDLLVGNKVLLELETDEQKIFTVKKIDKFVANKWIFSFEEINNKQAATEIRNAKIKVRRDILGIAEDEYLVSDMIGFKVYDVKENECLGDLVEIMETAAHDIYIVESEEFETMIPDVDVFIKKIDFDNKKILVDTIDGMKEPKVKK, encoded by the coding sequence ATGGAACTTTTGGTAGCAGGAAAAGTTTTAGGCTCTCATCATTTAAAAGGAGAAGTAAAAGTAGTATCAGATTTAATCAATGTTGATTTGCTGGTGGGAAATAAAGTTCTTCTTGAATTGGAAACAGACGAACAAAAAATATTTACTGTCAAAAAAATAGATAAATTTGTAGCTAATAAATGGATATTTTCATTTGAAGAAATAAACAATAAACAAGCAGCTACTGAAATAAGAAATGCTAAGATAAAAGTTAGAAGAGATATTTTAGGAATAGCAGAAGATGAGTATTTAGTAAGTGATATGATAGGTTTTAAAGTGTATGATGTGAAAGAAAATGAGTGCCTTGGAGATTTAGTTGAAATTATGGAAACAGCAGCTCATGATATTTATATTGTTGAAAGTGAAGAATTTGAAACAATGATTCCAGATGTTGATGTTTTTATAAAGAAAATTGATTTTGACAATAAGAAAATTTTAGTTGATACTATAGACGGTATGAAGGAACCTAAGGTAAAAAAATGA
- a CDS encoding PolC-type DNA polymerase III, whose product MSEQVFIEPNIEFFSRLGLNSIKINSIILNKRAKKIIFNCSVSSLDCINDIDLIYNDILSKFGSELDIEFVTESKNLNLETEEDIKKIINRAIERLKVKNSTSKAFLRFYKLHIKEKLIIVELNDFSHKNILEEMGIAGKIEILLNEYGLNNYRVSFKTGDLSKEVVDFKEKIKEDIKKNEKEFQEEVAKNLPVNQSVETKEVFKAKSDFRRGSKTKEIKENSISMKEFYQLYDGESCVVEGEIFSTDELTTKTGKILRTLRLTDGTTSITAKFFSEADEKFDLYDEVNVKISGKVSTDTYSVPNEKIIMINTINILEKTGKNKKDNSEEKMVELHTHSKMSEMVGVTDIEDIIKRAKEYGHKAVAITDYSVVHSFPGAYKTAKKLSTEEDKMKIIFGCEMYMVDDLAPMITNPKDKKIDEEEFVVFDIETMGLNSHTHEIIEIGAVKIKAGRILDRYSQLINPGRHIPEHITNITSITDDQVANMPKIDVVIKEFVDFIGEAVLVAHNAPFDIGFIKRDIKKYLALDYECSVIDTLQMARDLFPDLKKYGLGDLNKTLGLALENHHRAVDDSQATANMFIIFLEKYKEQGFEYLKDINNGFEVNRKKQGLKNIITLVKNQSGLKNMYKLVSEAHIKYFGNKKARIPKSVLKENREGLLIGTSLSAHFMNTGELVDLYLRNDLKKIEENIKFYDYVELLPKSTYNEVIEKDNTGALGSYEEVEEMNKYFYEVAKRNEVLVTASSNVHYLEEYEDIIRSILLYGSGTVYRENQYRIDNGFYFRTTEEMLKEFSYLGEEVAKEIVIENTNKIAEMIEDVQPIPSGFYPPKMDNAEEIVRTMTYEKAHRIYGENLPEIVKARLERELNAIIGNGFSVLYLSAQKLVKKSLDNGYLVGSRGSVGSSLVAFMMGITEVNALYPHYICDNPDCKHSEFIEREGVGIDLPDKICPKCNQQLRKDGYSIPFEVFMGFNGDKVPDIDLNFSGEYQSEIHRYCEELFGKENVFKAGTISTLAEKNAEGYVKKFFEDHNISQAKAEIMRLGRLCQGAKKTTGQHPGGMVIVPKENSIYEFCPVQRPANDETSESTTTHYDYHVMDEQLVKLDILGHDDPTTIKLLQEYTNIEIKDIPLADKDTLKIFSSTESLGVTPEQIGSEIGTYGIPEFGTGFVRQMLIETRPTTFAELVRISGLSHGTNVWLNNAQEFVKNGQATLSQIITVRDDIMNYLIDQGIEKGTAFKIMEFVRKGKPKKEPDSWQKHSELMKEKGVPEWYIESCRRIEYMFPKGHAVAYVMMAMRIAYFKVHQPLAFYAAFLSRKADDFDMEIMSKGVLAKNKLEELDKIIQEKKKLDVKQKTEQAICEIIIEMEARGIELLPVDIYKSEGKKFTIEDGKIRIPLIGVNGLGGAVIDNILNERKDGEFISVEDLKRRTKMSQTVADKLKAIGAIATLNETNQISLF is encoded by the coding sequence ATGAGTGAACAAGTTTTTATAGAACCAAATATAGAGTTTTTTTCTAGGTTAGGATTAAATAGTATTAAAATTAATAGTATTATTTTAAATAAAAGAGCAAAAAAAATTATTTTTAATTGCTCTGTTTCTTCGTTAGATTGTATAAATGATATAGATTTGATATATAATGATATTTTATCAAAATTTGGTTCTGAATTAGATATTGAATTTGTAACGGAAAGTAAAAATTTAAACTTGGAAACTGAAGAGGATATAAAAAAAATTATAAATAGGGCTATAGAACGATTGAAAGTAAAAAATTCAACCTCTAAAGCCTTTTTGCGTTTTTATAAACTACATATCAAAGAAAAGCTTATAATTGTTGAATTAAATGACTTTAGTCATAAAAATATATTAGAGGAAATGGGAATTGCAGGGAAAATTGAAATTCTTTTAAATGAATATGGTTTAAATAATTATAGAGTATCATTTAAAACAGGAGATTTATCAAAAGAAGTTGTTGATTTTAAAGAAAAAATAAAAGAAGATATCAAAAAAAATGAAAAAGAGTTTCAAGAAGAAGTAGCAAAAAATCTTCCAGTTAATCAAAGTGTTGAAACAAAAGAAGTGTTTAAAGCAAAATCTGATTTTAGAAGAGGATCTAAGACAAAAGAAATTAAAGAAAACTCTATCTCTATGAAAGAGTTTTATCAATTGTATGATGGAGAATCTTGCGTTGTGGAAGGAGAAATTTTTTCAACTGATGAATTAACTACAAAAACAGGAAAAATATTAAGAACTTTAAGATTAACAGATGGAACAACTTCTATTACAGCTAAATTTTTTAGTGAAGCTGATGAAAAATTCGATTTGTATGATGAAGTTAATGTAAAAATAAGTGGAAAAGTTTCAACAGATACTTACTCTGTTCCAAATGAAAAAATAATAATGATAAATACAATAAATATTTTAGAAAAAACTGGGAAAAATAAAAAAGATAATTCTGAAGAAAAAATGGTAGAGTTACATACACATTCAAAAATGAGTGAAATGGTTGGAGTAACTGATATAGAAGATATCATAAAAAGAGCCAAAGAATATGGGCATAAAGCCGTTGCAATAACTGATTATTCTGTAGTTCATTCTTTTCCGGGAGCATATAAAACTGCTAAAAAACTTTCAACAGAAGAAGATAAAATGAAAATAATTTTTGGTTGTGAAATGTATATGGTAGATGATTTGGCTCCTATGATAACAAATCCAAAAGATAAAAAAATAGATGAAGAAGAGTTTGTTGTTTTTGATATAGAAACAATGGGATTAAACTCTCACACTCATGAAATTATTGAAATTGGAGCAGTTAAAATAAAAGCTGGTAGAATATTAGATAGATACTCTCAATTGATTAATCCAGGAAGACATATTCCTGAACATATTACAAATATAACTTCTATAACAGATGATCAAGTAGCAAATATGCCAAAGATTGATGTAGTTATAAAAGAATTTGTGGACTTTATTGGAGAAGCTGTTTTGGTTGCTCATAACGCTCCTTTTGATATTGGATTTATAAAAAGAGATATAAAAAAATATCTAGCTCTTGACTATGAATGTTCTGTGATAGATACTTTGCAGATGGCAAGAGATTTATTCCCAGATTTAAAAAAATATGGTCTTGGAGATTTAAATAAAACATTAGGTCTAGCATTGGAAAATCATCATAGAGCTGTCGATGACTCTCAAGCAACAGCTAATATGTTTATTATATTTTTAGAAAAATATAAAGAACAAGGATTTGAATATTTAAAAGATATAAATAATGGATTTGAAGTAAATAGAAAGAAACAAGGTTTGAAAAACATCATAACTCTTGTTAAAAATCAATCTGGATTAAAAAATATGTATAAGCTAGTTTCTGAAGCTCATATAAAATACTTCGGTAATAAAAAAGCTAGAATACCTAAATCAGTATTAAAAGAAAATAGGGAAGGTTTATTAATAGGAACTTCTTTATCAGCTCATTTTATGAATACTGGAGAATTAGTTGATCTTTATTTGAGAAATGATTTAAAAAAAATAGAAGAAAATATTAAATTTTATGATTATGTAGAATTATTACCTAAATCAACATATAATGAAGTTATAGAAAAAGATAATACAGGAGCTTTAGGTTCGTATGAAGAAGTTGAAGAAATGAATAAATATTTCTACGAAGTAGCTAAAAGAAATGAAGTTTTGGTTACTGCAAGTTCAAATGTACATTATCTTGAAGAATATGAAGATATTATTAGATCGATATTATTATATGGAAGTGGAACTGTTTATAGAGAAAATCAATATAGAATAGATAACGGTTTTTATTTTAGGACTACAGAAGAAATGCTAAAAGAGTTTAGTTATCTAGGTGAAGAAGTAGCAAAAGAAATTGTAATAGAAAATACTAATAAAATTGCAGAAATGATAGAAGATGTACAGCCGATTCCAAGCGGATTTTATCCTCCAAAAATGGATAATGCAGAAGAAATAGTAAGAACTATGACTTATGAGAAAGCTCACAGGATATATGGTGAAAACTTACCAGAGATAGTTAAAGCCAGACTTGAAAGAGAGCTAAATGCAATTATAGGAAATGGATTTTCAGTTCTATATTTATCAGCACAAAAATTAGTAAAAAAATCATTGGATAATGGATATTTAGTTGGTTCAAGAGGATCAGTTGGTTCTTCTTTAGTAGCATTTATGATGGGGATAACAGAAGTTAATGCTTTATATCCACATTATATATGTGATAATCCAGACTGTAAACATTCTGAGTTCATAGAAAGAGAAGGAGTTGGAATAGATTTACCTGATAAAATTTGTCCAAAATGTAACCAACAGCTTAGAAAAGATGGATATTCTATACCTTTTGAAGTTTTTATGGGATTTAATGGAGATAAAGTTCCAGATATAGATTTAAATTTTTCAGGAGAATATCAATCTGAAATTCATAGATATTGTGAGGAACTATTTGGTAAAGAAAATGTCTTTAAAGCAGGAACTATTTCAACTTTGGCTGAAAAAAATGCTGAAGGATATGTGAAAAAGTTTTTTGAAGATCATAATATAAGCCAAGCTAAAGCAGAAATTATGAGATTGGGAAGATTATGTCAAGGAGCTAAAAAGACAACGGGTCAGCACCCAGGAGGAATGGTAATTGTTCCTAAAGAAAATTCGATTTATGAATTTTGTCCTGTTCAAAGACCTGCCAACGATGAAACAAGTGAATCAACAACAACTCATTATGATTATCATGTTATGGATGAGCAATTAGTAAAACTTGATATACTTGGTCATGATGATCCAACAACAATAAAATTACTTCAAGAATATACAAATATTGAAATTAAAGATATACCTCTTGCTGATAAAGATACTTTAAAGATATTCTCATCAACAGAGTCATTAGGTGTAACTCCAGAGCAAATAGGAAGTGAAATAGGAACTTATGGTATACCAGAATTTGGTACAGGTTTTGTTAGGCAGATGCTTATAGAAACAAGACCTACAACATTTGCAGAACTTGTGAGAATATCTGGGCTATCTCATGGAACAAATGTATGGCTAAATAATGCTCAAGAATTTGTTAAAAATGGACAAGCAACCTTATCCCAAATAATAACTGTTAGAGATGACATTATGAACTATCTAATAGATCAAGGAATAGAAAAGGGAACTGCATTTAAAATAATGGAATTTGTTAGAAAAGGAAAACCTAAAAAGGAACCAGATAGTTGGCAAAAACATTCTGAACTTATGAAAGAAAAAGGAGTTCCAGAATGGTATATAGAATCTTGCAGAAGAATAGAATATATGTTTCCTAAAGGTCACGCAGTTGCTTATGTAATGATGGCTATGAGAATAGCATATTTTAAAGTTCATCAACCACTAGCTTTTTACGCTGCATTTTTATCAAGAAAAGCTGATGATTTTGATATGGAAATTATGAGTAAGGGAGTTCTAGCAAAAAATAAATTAGAAGAATTAGATAAAATTATTCAAGAAAAGAAAAAATTAGATGTTAAACAGAAAACAGAACAGGCAATCTGTGAAATTATAATTGAAATGGAAGCAAGAGGAATAGAACTACTTCCAGTGGATATTTATAAGTCTGAAGGTAAAAAATTTACTATTGAAGATGGTAAAATTAGAATACCATTAATAGGAGTAAATGGTCTTGGAGGAGCAGTTATAGATAACATTTTAAATGAAAGAAAAGACGGAGAATTTATTTCTGTTGAAGATTTAAAGAGAAGAACAAAGATGTCACAGACAGTAGCAGATAAATTAAAAGCTATTGGAGCAATTGCTACTTTAAATGAAACGAATCAAATTTCATTATTTTAA
- a CDS encoding DUF4911 domain-containing protein, with product MNKSYEFLIQSKREDIDFINKIVEAYEGAGVVRTLDPVKGIISVISTDDFKDFMRDILIDLGQKWVELKIIEEGAWRGTL from the coding sequence GTGAATAAAAGTTATGAATTTTTAATTCAGAGTAAAAGAGAAGATATAGATTTTATAAATAAAATAGTAGAAGCCTATGAAGGTGCCGGAGTTGTGAGAACACTGGATCCTGTGAAGGGGATAATTAGTGTTATTTCTACTGATGACTTCAAAGATTTTATGAGAGATATTTTGATTGATTTGGGTCAAAAATGGGTTGAGTTGAAGATAATTGAAGAGGGTGCTTGGAGAGGTACTCTATAA